One genomic segment of Ignavibacteriota bacterium includes these proteins:
- a CDS encoding MarR family transcriptional regulator: MKYNFNESIGFIIVKCGRLIENRLKIDFEKAGINITPQQWSVLTYLWNDDGISQQQLADAFSKDKTSMTRLLNNMEKNNLISRKQNTIDKRNNKIFLTEKSNLIKIDSIKIAEKTLLEIITGVDHKELKLSKKVLKQINKNLEKN, translated from the coding sequence ATGAAATATAATTTCAATGAATCAATTGGTTTTATTATTGTAAAGTGCGGAAGATTAATTGAAAACCGTTTAAAAATTGATTTTGAAAAAGCCGGCATAAATATTACTCCTCAGCAATGGTCTGTATTAACTTATTTGTGGAACGATGATGGAATTTCACAACAACAATTAGCGGATGCATTTTCTAAAGATAAAACAAGCATGACGCGGTTGTTAAATAATATGGAAAAAAATAACTTAATTTCCCGCAAACAAAACACTATCGATAAGCGAAACAATAAAATTTTTCTTACTGAAAAATCTAACTTAATAAAAATTGACAGCATTAAAATTGCGGAAAAAACATTGCTTGAAATAATAACCGGAGTGGATCATAAAGAATTAAAGTTGAGCAAAAAAGTTTTAAAACAAATAAATAAAAATTTAGAAAAAAATTAA
- a CDS encoding HAMP domain-containing protein, which produces MRSKSQSKFFNSLKFKLPAPIIFGSFLLTIILFVVTYNNLTNELDKNIETNFKVFEKMFNDQVESKTKDVSIAMELIVSDNSILSKFANGDREGITNMLIDVYESKLKKTYDIDQLQFHTPPATSFLRLHQPNQFGDDLSSFRETVVLANKERKIVSGIEIGRGGPGLRIVYPANYDSQHLGTIEFGLGLGNILTSINHALNVEYAIGIKKDVFEKAKRFKAEANDIINNDVIFYEYSNEFAKDLVGNEELNNEIKKISNNENEYASYAFPILDYKKDEVGYIVLYKDITAQISEMKSSLLYNILVIFSFTGILGFILTFIMYKSILKPIDHLSKTANEFSNGNKKVDFEIKSKDEIGLLSQSLKSMASKINTQLQYLENLPTPVQIIDNDFNVQYINEAAASFVGINQSEAIGKKCYSLFKTNHCETENCACVKAMKLKESITSETISNSLNQNRAIMYTGAPIKNDNNLIIGAMESIAEITEVKEKEKYLERSTRNILSAMEKFADGNLTVHITPEKENDDIGKLFSGFNQTVMNIKSLVSKLSNAISETAIATTQISTNAEELAAGAQEQSAQTADVAGAVEEMAITVSETTKNVTLAADSAKEAGLTAADGGKVIKNTIAEIENINNIVSEAATAVELLGSSSDKIGEIIEVIDDIAGQTNLLALNAAIEAARAGEHGRGFAVVADEVGKLAERTINATKEIAETIKKIQEDTSRAVISIRKGKDEVIKGKEFASEASISLDKIMIKTETVIEQINQVATASEEQAAAAEIISKNVDNINSVSQESSLGVQHIARATEDLTQLTDQLAELVKMFYLGEETTTNNSTSKVHTTKIKKEVYA; this is translated from the coding sequence ATGAGATCAAAATCACAAAGTAAGTTTTTTAATTCGTTAAAATTTAAACTGCCCGCACCAATAATATTTGGGTCTTTTCTCTTAACTATAATTTTGTTTGTTGTAACTTACAATAATCTAACAAACGAATTGGATAAGAACATTGAAACAAATTTTAAGGTTTTTGAAAAAATGTTTAACGATCAAGTTGAATCAAAAACCAAAGATGTTTCAATTGCAATGGAACTTATTGTAAGCGATAACTCAATACTTTCAAAATTTGCTAATGGTGATAGAGAAGGCATTACAAATATGCTTATTGATGTTTATGAAAGTAAACTAAAAAAAACATACGATATTGATCAGCTTCAATTTCACACACCGCCGGCTACTTCCTTTTTAAGATTACATCAGCCAAATCAGTTTGGCGATGATTTGTCATCATTTAGAGAAACAGTTGTTCTGGCTAATAAGGAAAGAAAAATTGTTTCGGGAATTGAAATTGGAAGAGGTGGTCCCGGTTTAAGAATAGTTTATCCCGCAAATTATGATTCACAACATCTTGGAACTATTGAATTTGGTTTAGGACTCGGAAATATTTTAACAAGCATCAATCACGCATTAAATGTTGAGTATGCAATTGGAATTAAAAAGGATGTTTTTGAAAAAGCTAAAAGATTTAAAGCTGAAGCTAACGATATAATTAATAATGATGTAATTTTTTATGAATATTCAAATGAGTTTGCAAAAGATTTAGTAGGTAATGAAGAGTTAAATAACGAAATAAAAAAAATAAGCAATAATGAAAACGAATACGCATCATACGCATTTCCAATTTTAGATTATAAAAAAGACGAAGTTGGTTATATTGTTTTGTATAAAGATATAACAGCACAAATTAGTGAAATGAAATCCTCTTTATTGTATAACATTTTGGTAATATTTTCATTTACGGGAATATTAGGCTTTATATTAACATTTATAATGTATAAGAGTATTTTAAAACCTATAGATCATTTAAGCAAAACAGCAAATGAATTTTCCAACGGAAATAAAAAAGTTGATTTTGAAATAAAATCAAAAGACGAAATAGGATTGTTATCTCAAAGTTTAAAAAGTATGGCAAGTAAAATAAATACACAACTTCAATATCTGGAAAATTTACCAACGCCGGTACAAATAATTGATAATGATTTTAATGTGCAATATATAAATGAAGCAGCAGCTTCTTTTGTTGGAATTAATCAAAGTGAAGCAATCGGAAAAAAATGTTATTCATTATTTAAAACAAATCATTGTGAAACAGAAAATTGCGCATGCGTAAAAGCAATGAAATTAAAAGAATCAATAACATCGGAAACCATATCAAATTCATTAAATCAAAACCGTGCAATAATGTACACGGGAGCGCCAATTAAAAATGATAATAACTTAATAATTGGAGCAATGGAATCAATAGCTGAAATTACCGAAGTAAAAGAGAAAGAAAAATATCTTGAAAGAAGTACAAGAAATATTTTAAGTGCAATGGAAAAATTTGCTGATGGAAATCTTACTGTTCATATTACACCCGAAAAAGAAAATGATGATATCGGAAAATTATTCTCCGGATTTAATCAAACAGTAATGAATATAAAATCTTTAGTTTCAAAATTATCTAATGCAATTAGTGAAACCGCAATTGCAACAACTCAAATTTCTACAAATGCAGAAGAGTTAGCTGCTGGAGCGCAAGAGCAAAGTGCACAAACTGCAGATGTTGCCGGTGCAGTTGAAGAAATGGCTATTACAGTTTCGGAAACTACTAAAAATGTAACGCTTGCTGCAGATTCGGCAAAAGAAGCCGGACTTACGGCAGCCGATGGTGGAAAGGTTATTAAAAATACAATCGCAGAAATTGAAAATATTAACAATATTGTTTCCGAAGCTGCAACAGCTGTTGAACTGCTTGGTTCAAGCAGTGACAAAATAGGTGAAATAATTGAGGTAATTGATGATATAGCCGGACAAACAAATTTACTTGCGTTAAATGCTGCAATTGAAGCTGCAAGAGCCGGCGAGCATGGAAGAGGTTTTGCGGTTGTTGCGGATGAAGTTGGAAAACTTGCCGAACGTACAATTAATGCAACAAAAGAAATTGCAGAAACAATTAAAAAAATTCAAGAAGATACTTCTAGAGCTGTAATATCAATTAGAAAAGGAAAAGACGAAGTAATAAAAGGAAAAGAATTTGCCAGCGAAGCAAGTATTTCCTTAGATAAGATAATGATAAAAACCGAAACGGTAATTGAACAAATAAATCAAGTTGCAACTGCAAGTGAAGAACAAGCTGCCGCTGCTGAAATTATTAGTAAAAATGTTGATAATATTAATTCCGTAAGCCAAGAATCAAGTTTGGGTGTTCAGCATATTGCAAGAGCAACCGAAGACTTAACTCAACTTACTGATCAATTGGCTGAATTAGTAAAAATGTTTTATTTAGGCGAAGAAACAACAACTAATAATTCAACTTCAAAAGTTCATACCACAAAAATTAAAAAAGAAGTCTATGCATAA